GGATGAAGACTCTTTGACAGAAAAGGAATATGTTCCGTTTATTGTCAACCGCACATTGTCTTATTTTCCAGACACAGTTCTTTATGTCAATGAAGTAAACCTTCGGGGACATCTTGACAATCGCTTGCAGAATGACTATCTACTAAATAGCATTAGGAAGAAAAAGCGATTTGCGAGATGGTTGAAGCCTGATGCGAACGAAGATATTGACGCGATCAAAGAGTATTATTCTTGTAATTATAGAAAGGCTTATGAGATCGCAAAGGTACTGACAGGTGATCAGCTATCTCTTATACATAAACGTATGAAGAGAGGTGGGTTTCAAAATGGAAGGCGAAAAAAGAAATGATGAGACGCCAGTACCAGTAGATTTAAATTCATTAGTAGAAATTGAATTGAGTGAGGATGAAGATTTTCTAAAAATCAGAGAAACACTCACTCGTATTGGTATTGCCAGCCGTAAAGAAAAAACATTATATCAGTCGTGTCATATCCTTCATAAAAGAGGAAAGTATTATATTGTCCATTTTAAGGAGCTATTTGCTCTGGATGGTAAAGCCACTAATTTCAACGAGAACGATTTGGGTCGTAGAA
This genomic interval from Flavobacteriales bacterium contains the following:
- a CDS encoding DNA polymerase clamp loader subunit A (The founding member of this family is gp62 from phage T4.), whose amino-acid sequence is DEDSLTEKEYVPFIVNRTLSYFPDTVLYVNEVNLRGHLDNRLQNDYLLNSIRKKKRFARWLKPDANEDIDAIKEYYSCNYRKAYEIAKVLTGDQLSLIHKRMKRGGFQNGRRKKK
- the regA gene encoding translational repressor RegA (RegA, a phage protein, has been characterized in phage T4 and RB69 as an RNA-binding protein that blocks the initiation of protein translation.), which codes for MEGEKRNDETPVPVDLNSLVEIELSEDEDFLKIRETLTRIGIASRKEKTLYQSCHILHKRGKYYIVHFKELFALDGKATNFNENDLGRRNTITNLLAEWGLLSLVDVNKSSDPVVSLGQIKIITYRDKGDWNLVAKYNIGNKK